The sequence CGGTGAAATGGATTTCGCCTTCGCTGCAGATGATGTCCAGCCCGTGGCGGGCGAGCAGTTGCATCGCATCGTTCTGCGCTTGCAGCGTGACCGGCCCTGCGTTGGCGATGAACTTGAGCCCGAGCTTCTTGGCGAACAGGCTGATGACTTCACCAGCGGCCACGGTGAAGCGCTTGAGCACCGTGGTGTCGGCGCTGCCGCCCGCTACTGCGATCAGATTCTGGCCGGCCGCTTGTTGTAGGTTGCCGGGTGTGGTCAGGGCGATGCCTGCCGGTGCCGACATCAGCAGGCCGGCGTCCCGGAGTTGGTCGAGCGAGTCCTTGAGTTGCTCTGCATGAGTAGTGTCGGCCGGTATTGCCTTGGCCTGGGTGGCGTCTTGCATCAGGCGTTGTGCCAGTTCCAGTGCCTGGTTGATCTGCTCCATGGCGCTGTTCATCTCGAGCATCGAGCCCTGCGCCCGTGGCTGTTCATCAGCCGTGATGAACAGCCCCTTGCCGGCCCGAATGGCGCCATGCCCATCCGTACGCAGCTCGAAACCGGCCCCGCGCGGATTGGGGTTCGGCCGCTCGCTATCGACCAGATGCCCGAGGCTCAGCTGGCTCTTGCCGCTGTGCTCGGTACTGAGCTTGACGTGCTCTTTTCCGCGCTCGTCGTCCATGCGCAGTTTGTTGTTCGCTGGGGTGCGCAGGACGTTGCGCTTGTAGTTGTAGAGGGTGACGTGGTCCGGGTTTCGGCTGTCGTGCAGGGCGTGGGCGATGTAGGGGCGATCCGGGTCGCCCTGTTCGAAGGCCACTGCCACTTCGGTGCCGGCAATCAGCGGCAGGTGCAGGCCGTGGGTGTCGCCGGCGTAGGGGCGGGCCAGGCGTAGCCAGAGGCTTTCTTGCCCGGCGGGCCAGGCGTCGCGGTCGAAGAGGAAATTGACCTTGTAGCGACCTTCCTTATCGATGTGGCCGTACGGGTCGTTCTTGCGCGTGCTGGTCACGCGGGCCGGCACGGTGCCGGCGATGCTCAGTTTCTTGGGCAGCGGTGGGCGGAAGCTGTAGTGGTCGGCGTCGGGGATGGCTTGGAAGCTGACTTCGAAGCTGCTGTCGCGGGCGGCCTTGCAGGTCAGGCTGACAATCAGCACGCCCTTCTCGAAGGCTTGCGGCGCGCCGCCGTCGATCTTCAGCACCTGGCCCGGAAGCAGCATCGCGCTGCTGCTGGTGCCGCTCAGGCGGGTCTGCTGGTTGAGGTAGCGTTCGTGGGCCAGGCGCGCGTGGAAGAAGCTTTCGTCGCTGCGGTGCTCGTGGTCGAAGGCGTCCCCGGGTTTGGTGTAGGGCTCGGCGTAGTGGTAGGCCTCGCCATAGGTGGTTTTCGCGCCGCGAGTGAGGTCGACTTCGGCATCGAGATCGGCCCAGGCCTCGCGGGGGTTGTAGCTGCGGGCGAAGACGCCGGCTTCCACCACCTGGTGGCTGGCCTGCAGGTTCCACACGCTGTCGGCGGCGTTGCTCTGCAGTCCCGACTGCGGGCGCAGCGGCAGGCTGTGGCCGTACTCGCACAATTTCCGCGAGTCGCCGATCTCCATTACCTCGATGCCCAGGCGCTGGTCGGTGGTGATGCGGTAGTAGAGGCCACTCTCGGCGAGGATGCGCTGGACGAATGCCAAGTCGCTCTCGCCGTACTGCATCACCTGTTCGCGACGCGGATACTCCCGGCTCAGGGTGAAAAGGAAGTCCTGTCCGCGCCAGCTGTGAGGTGCCGCACGCAGCACCTGCTCGACGATCTCCGGCACGCTCTGGTCCTGGTAGATGCGGTACTGGATGCCGCGCTCGAGCAGGGCCAGCCGTGGCTGCAGGCGCACTTCGTAGCGGGCTTCGTCGCGCGAGGCGGACAGGCGCTTGAAGGCGGTGATCACGCCGTGCAGGGTGCGCAACGGCAGGACGGGCTGCGGGTTGAAGCTGAACTTCGGGGTCGGATCGGGCGCGGCATACAGGCTGAAGCTGGCGCGTTGGCCGAGCATGGTTTCGGCAGCGATATCGCCCGCGCTGCTGGTGAATTCGATGTGGTAGCTGAACGGCTGGCTCAGGCCCTCTTCACCGGTGAAGGCGAGAACGTCGAGCGGTGCGTCGCAATCGCTGACACTGAGCTTGTGGCGGGAATGGTCGAAAAACGAACGGACTGGATCGAGCACGAACGGAGCCTCCTTTGCGATGCCGCAACCGAGGCAGAAATCCGTGGATCAGTCGGGCCAGGGCTCTACCTCGAGCCGTTCGCGGCACTACCTCGCCGCGATGGGGGCAGGAGTAAATTCGCCGGCCCGCAACAACTCAACAGGAAGTCGCATGCTTGCCTTGGATTCAGACAAGTCCTACATGAATTGGCGCCGAATCCCTGTGCGATTGGGCCTTGAGGTGAGGGGAAGTGCTGGCAGGCGGGCAGGGGCGGTGCCTTCGGAAGATGCCGGCGGCCGACCCTCGGCGGTTGGTGATCAAGGGCGGCTCGGGTAGAATGCTCAATCGTTTCAGCACGCTTCACCCAGTTTCCCGGTCCACCTGCCGTACCTCTGGCCCCCGCTGCTGCAACCTCCCTCCAGCTGACGCATAGCAACGTATAAACCCGCAGGCCTCGGAGGATCGCAACCCTGTCCCAGCCGTCCCGGACGCCATCCTGGCGCGCGCTTTCGCGCGGCCGGCGGCCGGGTTCGCCCGCCTAGAAGCCGGCGGGGCAGATCAGGCTCCATCCAACGGGAATCCCACATGCTGAAGAAACTGAGCGGAGCACTGCTGTGCCTTGCCGTATCCGCTTTCACCTGCGCGCAGGCCGCCGAGCCGCGCAAGGTCGACGTGCTGCTGATCGGCGGCGGCATCATGAGCACCACCCTGGGCGTCTGGCTGCACGAGCTGCAGCCGGACTGGTCCATGGAATTGGTCGAGCGCCTGGACGGCGTCGCCCAGGAAAGCTCCAACGGCTGGAACAACGCCGGAACCGGGCACTCCGCCCTGGCCGAGCTGAACTACACGCCGGAAGACAAGGACGGCAAGGTCAGCATCGCCAAGGCCGTCGAGATCAACGAGTCCTTCCAGATCTCCCGGCAGTTCTGGGCCTGGCAGGTGCGCAACGGCGTGCTGAAGAATCCGCGCTCGTTCATCAACTCCACGCCGCACATGAGCTTCGTCTGGGGTGACGAGAACGTCGCCTTCCTGCGCAAGCGCTACGAGGCGCTGCAGGCCAGCCCGCTGTTCCGCCCGATGCAGTACTCCGAGGACCCGGCGCAGATTGCCAAGTGGGTGCCCTTGATGATGGAAGGCCGCGATCCGAAGCAGAAGGTCGCTGCGACCTGGACGCCCATCGGCACCGACATGAACTTCGGCGAGATCACCCGCCAGTTCGCCGATTACCTGACGGCGCAGCCGAACTTTGCGATGAAGCTTTCCAGCGAGGTCGAGAACATCACCCGCAATGCCGATGGTTCCTGGCGGGTGGAGTACAAGAACCTGAAGACCGGTGCTGTCACCGAGACAGACGCGCGCTTCGTCTTCATCGGCGCCGGCGGTGGCGCGCTGCGCCTGCTGCAGAAGTCCGGCATCCCCGAGGCCCGTGACTACGCCGGCTTCCCGGTGGGCGGCTCGTTCCTGGTGACCGACAACCCGGCGATCGCCCAGCGCCACCTGGCCAAGGCTTACGGCAAGGCCTCGGTAGGGGCGCCGCCGATGTCCGTGCCGCACCTGGATACCCGCGTGCTGGACGGCAAGCGGGTGATCCTCTTCGGGCCCTTCGCCACCTTCTCCACCAAGTTCCTCAAGCAGGGTTCCTACCTGGACCTGCTGGCCAGCACCAACACCCACAACGTCTGGCCGATGACCCGCGTGGGCATCGACGAGTACCCGCTGGTGGAATACCTGGCCGGCCAGCTGATGCTTTCCGACGACGACCGCATGGCGGCCCTGCGCGAGTACTTCCCGCAGGCGAAGAAGGAAGACTGGCGCCTGTGGCAGGCGGGGCAGCGTGTGCAGATCATCAAGCGCGACCCGGAGAAGGGCGGGGTGCTGAAGCTGGGCACCGAGATCGTCGCTTCGGCCGACGGCAGCATCGCCGGCCTGCTAGGCGCGTCGCCCGGCGCCTCGACCGCCGCGCCGATCATGCTCAACGTGCTGGAGAAGGTGTTCAAGGACAAGCTGGCCACCCCCGAGTGGCAGGCCAAGGTCCGCCAGATCGTGCCCAGCTACGGGACGAAGCTGAACGACAGCGCCGAGCGCACCTTCGAGGAATGGACCTACACCAGCCAGGTGCTGCAACTGGACCCGCCGCCGGCCATCGCTCCGGCCACGTCCGGCCCGTCCGCTGCATCGCAAGCGCCGGTGCCGGCCAAGGCGTCCAGCGACATGGCGCTCTGATCCGCGCACTGGGCAACCAGGACAGGCTGATGGAAAAAAGGTCGGCCCCCGTTTGGGTGCCGGCCTTTTTCGTCGGGGAAGGGCGCAGGAGGGGGCGGCCGAGGCGTTGTCCGTTGCGCCGACAAGTCGGGCAGCGCCGCGGCCGTCCCCTCCTGCGATTCAGTGCCCGGCGGGCTTGGCGGCGACGCGCTGGGCGAGCATGCGGCCGAGCAGGGCGAGGAGGGTGATGGCGATCAGCAGCACCGAGATGGCCGCCACCGCCGGGTCGATGTTGTCGCGCAGGCCCGACCAGATCTGCCGGGGCAGGGTGTTGACCTCGGTGCTGGTGACGAACAGGGTCACGGCGATCTCCTCCCAGGACAGCGCGAAGCACAGTAGCGCGGTGCTGGCCACGCCCAGCTTGAGGTTGGGCAGCACCACCATGAAGGTGGTTTGCGCCAGGCTCGCGCCGAGGTTGCGCGCGGCCAGTTCGATGCGCCGGTCCAGTTGGCTCAGCGCCACCAGCATGGTCACCACGCCGTAGGGCACCACCATCACGATGTGGGCGATGCTCAGGCCGACCAGGGTGTCGTAGCCCAGGCCCGGGGCGTACTTGCTGACCGTGGTTTCCATGAAGTACAGGACCATCGCCGAGATCATCGGCGGGATCGCCATGGGCAGCAGCACCAGGCCGATCAGCAGGGTCGCCCAGCGCGAACGCAGGTACCAGATGCCGAGGGC is a genomic window of Pseudomonas knackmussii B13 containing:
- a CDS encoding type VI secretion system Vgr family protein, translated to MLDPVRSFFDHSRHKLSVSDCDAPLDVLAFTGEEGLSQPFSYHIEFTSSAGDIAAETMLGQRASFSLYAAPDPTPKFSFNPQPVLPLRTLHGVITAFKRLSASRDEARYEVRLQPRLALLERGIQYRIYQDQSVPEIVEQVLRAAPHSWRGQDFLFTLSREYPRREQVMQYGESDLAFVQRILAESGLYYRITTDQRLGIEVMEIGDSRKLCEYGHSLPLRPQSGLQSNAADSVWNLQASHQVVEAGVFARSYNPREAWADLDAEVDLTRGAKTTYGEAYHYAEPYTKPGDAFDHEHRSDESFFHARLAHERYLNQQTRLSGTSSSAMLLPGQVLKIDGGAPQAFEKGVLIVSLTCKAARDSSFEVSFQAIPDADHYSFRPPLPKKLSIAGTVPARVTSTRKNDPYGHIDKEGRYKVNFLFDRDAWPAGQESLWLRLARPYAGDTHGLHLPLIAGTEVAVAFEQGDPDRPYIAHALHDSRNPDHVTLYNYKRNVLRTPANNKLRMDDERGKEHVKLSTEHSGKSQLSLGHLVDSERPNPNPRGAGFELRTDGHGAIRAGKGLFITADEQPRAQGSMLEMNSAMEQINQALELAQRLMQDATQAKAIPADTTHAEQLKDSLDQLRDAGLLMSAPAGIALTTPGNLQQAAGQNLIAVAGGSADTTVLKRFTVAAGEVISLFAKKLGLKFIANAGPVTLQAQNDAMQLLARHGLDIICSEGEIHFTAKKKIVLNGGGSYFSLSSASAELGSGDFIIKARVNRQGPASMKATHPDYPKLQSAQRLKFRLPQTPNAPQGSWAGMPYTLYADGAPLQKGVLDDSGHLTLDHQVVTRQYSVELANGIRYQVPVPTDYRNPEQGQLANRGLQKHGSQMDRRNLYSELLAGDNEPSVNPESSTPTQSGPGKWLTQETNYHGVSNAGQMFLNRLASLGDEGRLFGSEGKDYENTRRTLVQVWQPLAEEENHLASTSAIYRYGEQRRVEQAFLQGPDDWQLSGTSWHWQPVMADKVYEKKEVTP
- the mqo gene encoding malate dehydrogenase (quinone) → MLKKLSGALLCLAVSAFTCAQAAEPRKVDVLLIGGGIMSTTLGVWLHELQPDWSMELVERLDGVAQESSNGWNNAGTGHSALAELNYTPEDKDGKVSIAKAVEINESFQISRQFWAWQVRNGVLKNPRSFINSTPHMSFVWGDENVAFLRKRYEALQASPLFRPMQYSEDPAQIAKWVPLMMEGRDPKQKVAATWTPIGTDMNFGEITRQFADYLTAQPNFAMKLSSEVENITRNADGSWRVEYKNLKTGAVTETDARFVFIGAGGGALRLLQKSGIPEARDYAGFPVGGSFLVTDNPAIAQRHLAKAYGKASVGAPPMSVPHLDTRVLDGKRVILFGPFATFSTKFLKQGSYLDLLASTNTHNVWPMTRVGIDEYPLVEYLAGQLMLSDDDRMAALREYFPQAKKEDWRLWQAGQRVQIIKRDPEKGGVLKLGTEIVASADGSIAGLLGASPGASTAAPIMLNVLEKVFKDKLATPEWQAKVRQIVPSYGTKLNDSAERTFEEWTYTSQVLQLDPPPAIAPATSGPSAASQAPVPAKASSDMAL
- a CDS encoding ABC transporter permease — encoded protein: MNAHESRAPSRLLAAMAMIFMVFPLLAVIPVSFTSKRFLSMPDGHWSLRHYQALVDSPEWLSAIGQSLAVASITCVVASALAVSFALGIWYLRSRWATLLIGLVLLPMAIPPMISAMVLYFMETTVSKYAPGLGYDTLVGLSIAHIVMVVPYGVVTMLVALSQLDRRIELAARNLGASLAQTTFMVVLPNLKLGVASTALLCFALSWEEIAVTLFVTSTEVNTLPRQIWSGLRDNIDPAVAAISVLLIAITLLALLGRMLAQRVAAKPAGH